aatgttagatctgtaaatttgctttcgcaaacttttggttcttccctcgccgggattcgaacccatgctactgtgatatcgtgacaccaaatcgcctgcactgcagccgtcccgctagaccacacgaccacctgggctctcaaaaaaagagctttcggtggccatatgttacctttccacgtcagttttaatctagcggcgtactacagtacatgtagtacgccgctagattaaaactgacgtggaaaggtaacatatggccacctgttacctttccacgtcagttttaatctagcggcgtactacagtacatgtagtacgccgctagattaaaactgacgtggaaaggtaacatatggccaccgaaagctctttttttgagagcggcgtactacagtacatgtagtacgccgctagattaaaactgacgtggaaaggtaacatatggccaccgaaagctctttttttgagagcccaggtggtcgtgtggtctagcgggacggctgcagtgcaggcgatttggtgtcacgatatcacagtagcatgggttcgaatcccggcgagggaagaaccaaaagtttgcgaaagcaaatttacagatctaacattgttaggttgatgtttagacgagttgtatatacattatgtacacagccatgtatcaccatcattgatggcgatccgatgtatatatttatatatatattaaagaataaTTTCAAATTCTGTTCAGTCCCATCAAAATTCTTCAAGTCAAACTATAACTTATTTTCGCAATCAAACTTTAAAGTATTTCCTGTTTAAATCAACACATATTTGCTCAGTGAACCGGATATACGAGAGTGATATTATACAGTGATCTTATCAGgtgttaaaatcaaatgtattggttatttaaatataataatgtatGCAAAACTATTGTATAAactcatttaatatttttcctgGTCAATTGAGGTTGTTAAAAAAACCTGGGGCCCCTAAATATGCGACCTGGGCTACTTAGGTATTGATATATCAGGAaatgattgaataaaatatttgttatcgttaaataaaaaatgttcaaaatgttcaaaatgaGGCCGAATAAAATTAAATCGAAAGAGTGCACAATTACGACGTCATGATGATATCACAATTGTTCAAATATGTCAGACCTAGTTTTAATTTGCAATTGTcagatattttacaatttttttctaatgcAAAAATCAAATTCCACACATATTTAGGTTCATTATGAACACATCTTGAATCTACTCACTTCTTATTTACGTAAAATATATTGCATATACATATTACAACCAAATTCCACAATATCTAGAAAGCaaagtatattttgtttaatattctctCGTCTTCTCTGCTCCTGTAATTGTATTTCATACTTTTGTTGCTCTTCAGCTCTTACTaattcttctttcttttgttcTCTTTCACGTTTTGTCTTCTCTTGTAAAGCTTGTTTTTCTAGTTCATCTTTTGCATGCTGCTCAGCCAATGTATTTTGTAACTTTTTGTTCGCTTTTTCCACTTCCAATATAATTCTTGCTTTTTTAGCTTTTTGCACGCGGTCCTGATCATCAAGCTCCCTTTGTTGTTCCTTTTTGATAAGTTGCTTGGCTCTATTGAAGTCAGCATTTGTATAGATGTTACCGTCATTTACTGAAATTATATCATCGATTTTTTTAAGAAGCATGGTTACCTGCTCCAAGGATGCTTTTCCAGACAGCGTATTGTCAAACGGACAAATCCTGTCCTCAAAAGTTTGGTTTAGAAGTGTTCTCCATTCAGAGGTAAGGTTATCTTTAAAGCTTTCAAAATCTAAGATATCAACGTCATTATCTCTTTTATAATCATCATAACGtgttaaaataagtaaataatatttattcacatcttttccaaattttgttttaaaagttttaatggaATTCAAATCTTCCTGGGTAAATCGTCCTATGCTAATAACATGAAGAAATACATGTGGTCCAGGTAGGGACAATCTAATACAATTTTCCATTTCAGCTTTCATGTCAACATCATCATTTGTATCGCATAGTCCTGGAGTATCAGTTACTGTAATTCGACGATCAAGTATTCGTGCTGTCCGGCATACACATTTCTTCGTTATTGACGAGCTCAAACACCCAGTTTCAAAAACAGGTTTTTGGAGCAATGCATTCCCTACTGAGCTTTTCCCAGATCCGGTTTTGCCTGTTATAATTATTCCAGTTTGTCTTTCATGTTGACTTGCCATACTTTATGGCTCTCTGACAATTGCAATCATCTGGAAAGTAAAATTGTAGGTATATATTTGAGTCATGTATTTGAAGTGTAACATTAGTTTATTCACAATTCTAAATACAAAAGTAAGAGTACAGTTTCAAAACAATACTTATCGTTTTCTTTTCTAATTACTAATTATTCATTTTGAGCGCATATTTCAACCTTTGCCTGTTGTGAGCTTTTGATCTTCGATATTATGATTTGACCATACGTCTAACTGT
The nucleotide sequence above comes from Mytilus trossulus isolate FHL-02 chromosome 5, PNRI_Mtr1.1.1.hap1, whole genome shotgun sequence. Encoded proteins:
- the LOC134717902 gene encoding uncharacterized protein LOC134717902, with translation MASQHERQTGIIITGKTGSGKSSVGNALLQKPVFETGCLSSSITKKCVCRTARILDRRITVTDTPGLCDTNDDVDMKAEMENLNDGNIYTNADFNRAKQLIKKEQQRELDDQDRVQKAKKARIILEVEKANKKLQNTLAEQHAKDELEKQALQEKTKREREQKKEELVRAEEQQKYEIQLQEQRRRENIKQNILCFLDIVEFGCNMYMQYILRK